The window TGTGGGGCGAGTGTTTTGGTTCGTCGCAATCCGTTCGCCAAAAAATATGTTTGCCAGTAGCGTCATCGCGTCGCGAATTGCACTAGCCCATTGCACGCTCGGGGTGCTTTGGCAAGGGACTCAGAATCGCCGCTCGCTTGCAAGTTGGGTTGGTACGGATCCGCTGTGCCGATGAATCTGCTCTGCGTCCGAGACACTCCAAGAGTTCAGGCGATGGGATGGTCGAATTCATCGGTTCGGCGGCCAATAAAGTGCTGCTGTGTGAAAACACGGCTCGGGCGAATTGACTTAAGATGTGCCGATCCGCGGTCGTCACGGTGCGTTTTCTCCCTAGTCGACGTGACGATTGCGGCCGGACAGCCCACCTCGAAACCACCTGCCTCGTTTCCCAGTGCCGACTCCTATGCAAGACGCAGAATCCAATTCCAAATCCGCCGCCGGTTGGATCGTTCCTTTGTTGTCGTTGATGATGTTCCTGCAATTCTTTGCGTGGGGAGCTTGGTTTGCGAGTTTGTCCGCCGCGATGGATTCGAATTTGCTGGGAGCATTCATCGGTGGGGCGTACGAAGCTGCTCCCATCGCCGCCATCTTTGCACCGTTGTTTCTGGGTCTGGTCGCCGATCGCTTCTTTGCCAGTGAACGCGTGATGGGAGTGCTGATGTTGGTGGGCGGCGGCATCATGTTGTTGATTCCGGGGATGGCCGAAAGTGCAACGGCGTTTGCCAATGAGACCGCGGATGCGATGCGAGCAGCGGGCACTTATGAAGCGGAAGCATTCAGCGCTTCCCAAGCCGAAGAGAACACCGCCGGCAAAACGTTGGTGTGGATGATCCTTGCTTACTTGTTGTGCTACATGCCGACGCTTGGACTAGGAAACACGATCGCGTTTTCGAACATTCCCAGTCAAAACGATTTCCCGAAAATTCGCGTGTGGGGCACCATTGGATGGATCGCGGCCGGTTTGACCGTCGGAATCTTTGGCTGGTCGTCTTCCTACGACATTTTCTGGTTGGGTGCATTCAGTTCGCTGGCTTTGGGAGTGTTGTGTTTCTTTTTGCCGCATACCCCGCCGCCGCTCAAGGGTGAGCCGATGGACATGCGATCGCTGTTCATGGTCGATGCCTTTGCGTTGCTGAAGGATTGGAACTTTTCGATCTTCGCGATTTGCTCGACGCTGATTTGCATTCCGTTGGCCTACTACTACGGCATGACCGCGACGTATTTGAACCAAACCGGATTCGCTGAACCGGCAGCGACGATGACGATCGGTCAGATGTCCGAGATCATCTTCATGTTGCTGATCCCGTTTTTCTTCCGTCGCTTGGGCGTGAAAGTCATGATCCTCGTCGGGATGGCTTGCTGGGTGCTGCGTTATGCCTTGTTCGCCTATGGAGCTCCTGACCAAACGACTTGGATGTTGCTGGCTGCGGT of the Rhodopirellula baltica SH 1 genome contains:
- a CDS encoding nucleoside permease, translated to MQDAESNSKSAAGWIVPLLSLMMFLQFFAWGAWFASLSAAMDSNLLGAFIGGAYEAAPIAAIFAPLFLGLVADRFFASERVMGVLMLVGGGIMLLIPGMAESATAFANETADAMRAAGTYEAEAFSASQAEENTAGKTLVWMILAYLLCYMPTLGLGNTIAFSNIPSQNDFPKIRVWGTIGWIAAGLTVGIFGWSSSYDIFWLGAFSSLALGVLCFFLPHTPPPLKGEPMDMRSLFMVDAFALLKDWNFSIFAICSTLICIPLAYYYGMTATYLNQTGFAEPAATMTIGQMSEIIFMLLIPFFFRRLGVKVMILVGMACWVLRYALFAYGAPDQTTWMLLAAVALHGICYDFFFVTGFMYTDQKAPLGIRGQAQGLLVFLTQGVGMFFGYRIMAGGNLFGFIPLNLTFGRYGQKVTSSPTYVEALADARGESESLTFLESFTQMFSRALPEGLDAGILAETMEQWKDFWLSPAIMAAIIFVIFALTFWDRTETDPETAEAATAEPVPTDPAV